One segment of Streptomyces bathyalis DNA contains the following:
- the eda gene encoding bifunctional 4-hydroxy-2-oxoglutarate aldolase/2-dehydro-3-deoxy-phosphogluconate aldolase has translation MAPPSASAASASPSPSDSLLGLAPVIPVVVLDDAADAVPLARALVAGGLPVVEVTLRTPAAGEAIRAISSEVPEAVVGAGTVLEPAQAEEAVEAGARFLVSPGWTPRLLEAMLGCGVPVLPGVSTASEAIALLERGVTEMKFFPAEAAGGIPYLKSLASPLPQARFCPTGGIDEARAPGYLALPNVGCVGGTWMLPSGALATRDWPRIQRLAEGAAALRA, from the coding sequence ATGGCTCCCCCTTCCGCTTCCGCTGCCTCCGCGTCGCCTTCACCCTCCGACTCGCTGCTCGGCCTGGCGCCCGTCATCCCCGTGGTCGTCCTCGACGACGCGGCCGACGCGGTGCCTCTCGCCCGTGCGCTCGTCGCGGGCGGCCTCCCCGTCGTCGAGGTGACGCTGCGGACACCGGCCGCCGGCGAGGCGATCCGGGCGATCTCCTCGGAGGTTCCGGAAGCGGTCGTGGGTGCGGGCACCGTGCTCGAGCCCGCCCAGGCGGAGGAGGCCGTGGAGGCGGGTGCCCGCTTCCTCGTCAGCCCCGGCTGGACCCCGCGGCTGCTGGAGGCGATGCTCGGCTGCGGGGTGCCCGTGCTGCCGGGTGTGTCCACCGCTTCGGAGGCGATCGCCCTGCTGGAGCGCGGCGTGACGGAGATGAAGTTCTTCCCGGCCGAGGCAGCCGGGGGCATCCCCTACCTCAAGTCCCTCGCCTCACCGCTCCCCCAAGCGCGCTTCTGCCCGACGGGCGGCATCGACGAGGCACGGGCGCCGGGCTATCTGGCGCTGCCCAACGTCGGCTGCGTGGGCGGCACTTGGATGCTGCCGAGCGGTGCGCTCGCCACCCGGGACTGGCCCCGCATCCAGCGCCTCGCAGAAGGCGCCGCCGCGCTGCGCGCCTGA
- a CDS encoding PP2C family protein-serine/threonine phosphatase, which produces MERSEIDYAALFAATPSPYLVLDQRLIIVDANRAYLRATGRSHDDLVGQYIFDAFPANPDDPWSHGVENLAASLHRVLDLRRVDTMALQKYDIPVVSHPGEFEERWWSPINTPVFGPDGSVVRIIHRVEDVTGFIRDRGRLPSTDEASDERFRSAETELYARAQELQKVNEELRRAHARESRVALTLQEAMLYSPDLPRPGVAVRYLPAVGTLNVCGDWYDVTDVSGTGLTAAVGDVVGHGLEAAGIMGMLRSALSAAMRATDRPARALQILDLYAGSVEGAQSATALKVRVDTDEQMITYSSAGHLPAVLLHPDGACELLDRATDPPLASRPEVLPRPEAIAPYVPGDSLILYTDGLVERRDEDIDQGIDRLTIALASCGGLDAERIADNVLAGLGVSHGAPDDIALVVINL; this is translated from the coding sequence GTGGAGAGATCGGAGATCGACTACGCCGCGCTGTTCGCGGCCACACCCAGCCCGTATCTGGTCCTCGACCAGCGGCTGATCATCGTGGACGCCAACCGGGCGTATCTGCGGGCCACTGGCCGGTCGCACGACGACCTCGTGGGGCAGTACATCTTCGACGCCTTTCCGGCCAACCCTGATGACCCGTGGTCGCACGGCGTGGAGAACCTGGCCGCTTCGCTGCACCGGGTCCTCGATCTGCGCAGGGTCGACACGATGGCGCTGCAGAAGTACGACATCCCCGTCGTCAGCCACCCCGGCGAGTTCGAGGAACGCTGGTGGTCGCCGATCAACACCCCCGTCTTCGGCCCCGACGGCTCCGTGGTGCGCATCATCCACCGCGTCGAGGACGTGACGGGCTTCATCAGGGACCGCGGCCGCCTGCCCTCCACGGACGAGGCGAGCGACGAGCGGTTCCGCAGCGCGGAGACGGAGCTCTACGCGCGGGCCCAGGAGCTTCAGAAGGTCAACGAGGAGCTGCGGCGCGCACACGCCAGGGAGAGCCGGGTCGCTCTCACCCTGCAGGAGGCGATGCTCTACTCCCCGGACCTTCCACGTCCCGGCGTCGCCGTCCGCTACCTGCCCGCGGTCGGGACGCTGAACGTGTGCGGGGACTGGTACGACGTCACCGACGTGTCAGGGACCGGACTCACCGCCGCGGTCGGCGACGTCGTCGGCCACGGCCTGGAGGCCGCCGGGATCATGGGGATGCTGCGCAGCGCCCTCAGCGCCGCCATGCGCGCGACCGACAGGCCCGCCAGGGCCCTGCAGATCCTGGACCTCTACGCGGGCTCCGTCGAGGGCGCGCAGTCCGCGACGGCCCTCAAGGTCAGGGTCGACACCGACGAGCAGATGATCACCTACAGCAGCGCCGGGCACCTTCCGGCCGTGCTGCTGCACCCCGACGGCGCCTGCGAGTTGCTGGACCGGGCCACGGACCCGCCACTGGCCTCCCGCCCGGAGGTCCTCCCCCGGCCCGAGGCGATCGCCCCCTACGTTCCAGGTGACTCCCTGATCCTCTACACCGACGGACTGGTGGAGCGCCGCGACGAGGACATCGACCAGGGCATCGACCGCCTGACGATTGCCCTCGCCTCCTGTGGCGGGCTCGACGCCGAGCGGATCGCGGACAACGTGCTGGCCGGGCTGGGGGTCAGCCACGGCGCCCCCGACGACATCGCCCTGGTCGTCATCAATCTCTGA
- a CDS encoding Nif3-like dinuclear metal center hexameric protein, which produces MPALSEVIAALDALWPRERAEQWDAVGTVCGDVGNPEVLVDRVLFAVDPVQEIADEAVALGAQLLVTHHPLYLRGTTTVAADTFKGRVVHTLIRHGVALHVAHTNADTADPGVSDALAGALDLHVLRPLVPDASDPRGRRGLGRICEPPRPMRLSELAEWAAQRLPVTAQGIRAAGDPDRTIRTLAVCGGSGDGLFAEVRAAGVDAYLTADLRHHPASEAREHSPLALLDAAHFATEWPWCEQAAAQLDEVSDRHGWGLRTHVSRTVTDPWTAHAASHGAFAHGAAPGGPSESDRSAIDDITSGAPN; this is translated from the coding sequence GTGCCAGCACTCTCCGAAGTCATCGCCGCGCTCGACGCCCTCTGGCCGCGCGAGCGGGCCGAGCAGTGGGACGCCGTCGGCACCGTCTGCGGCGACGTGGGCAACCCGGAGGTCCTGGTGGACCGGGTGCTCTTCGCCGTCGACCCCGTCCAGGAGATCGCCGACGAGGCCGTGGCGCTCGGTGCCCAACTGCTGGTCACGCACCACCCGCTGTATCTGCGGGGCACGACGACCGTCGCGGCCGACACCTTCAAGGGCCGCGTCGTCCACACGCTGATCCGGCACGGCGTCGCCCTGCACGTCGCGCACACCAACGCCGACACCGCGGACCCCGGAGTCTCGGACGCCCTCGCCGGCGCGCTCGACCTGCACGTCCTGCGGCCCCTGGTGCCGGACGCCTCCGACCCGCGGGGCCGCCGCGGACTCGGCCGCATCTGCGAACCGCCCCGCCCCATGCGGCTGTCGGAGCTCGCGGAGTGGGCGGCGCAACGGCTGCCCGTCACCGCGCAGGGCATCCGTGCGGCCGGCGACCCGGACCGTACGATCCGGACCCTCGCGGTCTGCGGAGGTTCGGGCGACGGATTGTTCGCCGAGGTGCGCGCGGCCGGCGTCGACGCGTACCTGACGGCCGACCTGCGCCACCACCCCGCCTCCGAGGCCCGCGAGCACTCGCCGCTCGCGCTGCTGGACGCCGCGCACTTCGCCACCGAGTGGCCGTGGTGCGAGCAGGCGGCGGCACAGCTCGACGAGGTCTCCGACCGGCACGGCTGGGGCCTGCGCACGCATGTCTCGCGTACGGTCACCGACCCCTGGACCGCGCACGCCGCGTCGCACGGGGCCTTCGCCCACGGCGCCGCGCCCGGCGGCCCCTCCGAATCCGACCGCAGCGCCATCGACGACATCACCTCGGGAGCCCCCAACTGA
- the yaaA gene encoding peroxide stress protein YaaA encodes MLVLLPPSEGKADGGKGRPFDPDGLSLPGLAPAREAVLEELIGLCSADEEKARDVLGLSEGLRGEVARNARLRTAPARPAGEIYTGVLYDSLDLATLGPAAKRRAAKSLLVLSGLWGALGIRDRIPSYRCPGGVRLPGLGPLSTHWREPLAAVLPEAAGTGPVLDLRSTAYAQMWKPKGALAERTVTVRVLQSTVVDGVEKRTVVSHFNKATKGRIVRALLEEGTAPRTPAALVEALRGLGYVVEEPGPGQKPGKPRALDVVVTEL; translated from the coding sequence GTGCTCGTGCTGCTGCCGCCGTCCGAAGGAAAGGCCGACGGAGGCAAGGGACGCCCCTTCGACCCGGACGGACTGTCGCTGCCGGGGCTGGCACCGGCACGCGAGGCGGTGCTGGAGGAGCTCATCGGGCTCTGCTCGGCCGACGAGGAGAAGGCCCGCGACGTGCTGGGCCTGAGCGAGGGGCTGCGCGGCGAGGTCGCCCGTAACGCGCGGCTGCGCACGGCACCCGCCCGGCCCGCCGGCGAGATCTACACCGGTGTCCTCTATGACTCGCTGGACCTGGCCACGCTCGGTCCCGCCGCCAAGCGGCGCGCGGCGAAGTCGCTCCTGGTCCTCTCGGGACTGTGGGGTGCGCTCGGGATCAGGGACCGCATTCCCTCGTACCGCTGCCCGGGCGGCGTACGGCTGCCAGGGCTGGGCCCGCTGAGCACCCACTGGAGGGAGCCGCTGGCGGCGGTACTCCCGGAGGCGGCCGGCACCGGCCCCGTGCTCGACCTGCGTTCGACGGCGTACGCACAGATGTGGAAGCCCAAGGGCGCGCTGGCCGAACGCACCGTCACCGTAAGGGTGTTGCAGTCGACCGTCGTCGACGGCGTGGAGAAGCGGACCGTGGTCAGCCACTTCAACAAGGCGACGAAGGGCCGGATCGTGCGCGCCCTGCTGGAGGAGGGCACGGCACCGCGCACTCCCGCCGCGCTCGTCGAGGCACTGCGCGGACTGGGCTACGTGGTGGAGGAGCCGGGGCCCGGGCAGAAGCCGGGAAAGCCGCGGGCGCTGGACGTGGTGGTCACCGAACTCTAG
- a CDS encoding zinc ribbon domain-containing protein — protein sequence MNAAPADQIRLLDVQALDTRLTQLAHKRKNLPEHEEIQSLEADLAQLRDLLVASRTEESDTAREQTKAESDVDQVRQRSARDQKRLDSGQVTNPKDLENLQSEIASLAKRQGDLEDVVLEVMERHEAATERAAELAQRVEAVQAKAEDAVTRRDAALVEIDGEVGTVSAERESLAGTIPADLLKLYEKIREQQGGVGAAKLFQRRCEGCRLELNITELNEVREAPEDAVLRCENCRRVLVRTPESGL from the coding sequence CTGAACGCCGCGCCCGCCGACCAGATCCGACTGCTGGACGTCCAGGCATTGGACACACGCCTGACGCAGCTCGCACACAAGCGCAAGAACCTGCCCGAGCACGAGGAGATCCAGTCGCTGGAGGCGGACCTCGCCCAGCTCCGCGATCTGCTCGTCGCCTCCCGTACTGAGGAGAGCGACACCGCCCGCGAGCAGACGAAGGCCGAATCGGACGTCGACCAGGTGCGCCAGCGCTCGGCGCGGGACCAGAAGCGGCTCGACTCCGGCCAGGTCACCAACCCCAAGGACCTGGAGAACCTGCAGAGCGAGATCGCCTCGCTCGCCAAGCGCCAGGGAGACCTGGAGGACGTGGTCCTGGAGGTCATGGAGCGGCACGAGGCCGCCACCGAGCGGGCGGCGGAGCTGGCGCAGCGCGTCGAGGCCGTGCAGGCCAAGGCCGAGGACGCGGTCACCCGGCGCGACGCGGCGCTGGTGGAGATCGACGGCGAGGTGGGGACGGTGAGCGCGGAACGCGAGTCCCTCGCCGGCACGATTCCCGCGGACCTGCTGAAGCTGTACGAGAAGATCCGCGAGCAGCAGGGCGGCGTCGGCGCGGCCAAGCTGTTCCAACGGCGCTGCGAGGGCTGCCGGCTGGAGCTGAACATCACCGAGCTCAACGAGGTGCGCGAGGCTCCGGAGGACGCTGTGCTGCGGTGCGAGAACTGCCGCCGGGTCCTGGTCCGCACGCCCGAGTCCGGTCTGTGA
- a CDS encoding helix-turn-helix domain-containing protein: MTTPWQPVTVRMLCGLEGLVGAHLAAGKAGLDHEVCSIEVVSTLASAESVTAGALVIAAPGDTELVVLDMMLSAVRAAGAVGFVVTKGPHLVGSATRLADKLGMPLLVATFKDPLQLARQLDRVVHAPELVRADVLSQLGRQLRHRHSEPGPVLDTLSRMLSGRASLIDPVGTVLSGATLALPEGTLADPSPHTVPAAEDSRDGDLVLVPVTLDVQSGPDVWLAVQLPPGPRTWTTTAEQASTLAASAITGWVARRRIEGERELSERRDLLSELLKKPNNPNREVAEGGLKLGWQVHGWHTGVHLRSLRPAPNWRRRTADLLNAALSEQGLNGHLVERGEGWAFWVTSEREPAHAASGDMVKQLRAALGSLSDEAPLTAGVGRPREGPEGLARTLTEARQACLLAGAGARGMRVAHIDELDLQQLLADWYSLESFQTYARQILKPLSDRGETELIRTVEAYLEHESSASSTAAYLGVHRNTVAERIARVESLLDVNLALPDHRLVVQLACRTLRFGSRRSS; this comes from the coding sequence ATGACGACGCCCTGGCAGCCGGTCACGGTCCGCATGCTGTGCGGGCTGGAAGGGCTGGTGGGTGCACACCTCGCCGCCGGAAAGGCGGGCCTCGACCACGAGGTGTGCTCGATCGAGGTCGTCTCGACCCTGGCCAGTGCGGAATCGGTGACGGCCGGTGCGCTCGTCATCGCGGCACCGGGCGACACGGAGCTCGTCGTCCTGGACATGATGCTCAGCGCCGTCCGGGCGGCGGGCGCGGTGGGGTTCGTCGTGACGAAGGGCCCGCACCTGGTCGGATCGGCCACGCGGCTGGCCGACAAGCTGGGGATGCCGCTCCTCGTCGCCACCTTCAAGGACCCTCTTCAGCTCGCGCGGCAGCTCGACCGTGTCGTCCACGCACCGGAGTTGGTGCGGGCGGACGTGCTCAGCCAGCTCGGCCGGCAGCTGCGCCACCGCCACTCGGAACCGGGTCCCGTCCTGGACACCCTCTCGCGCATGCTGAGCGGCCGGGCGAGCCTGATCGACCCGGTGGGCACGGTGCTCTCCGGGGCGACGCTGGCGCTTCCCGAGGGCACCCTCGCCGACCCCTCGCCGCACACGGTGCCCGCGGCCGAGGACAGCCGCGACGGCGACCTGGTGCTCGTCCCCGTCACCCTCGACGTCCAGTCGGGGCCGGACGTATGGCTCGCCGTGCAGCTCCCGCCGGGGCCGCGGACGTGGACGACGACGGCCGAACAGGCCTCGACACTCGCCGCGTCCGCGATCACCGGCTGGGTGGCCCGGCGCCGCATCGAGGGGGAACGCGAGCTCAGCGAACGCCGCGATCTGCTCTCCGAGTTGCTGAAGAAGCCGAACAACCCCAACCGCGAGGTGGCGGAGGGCGGCCTGAAACTCGGCTGGCAGGTGCACGGTTGGCACACGGGCGTGCATCTGCGCTCGCTGCGTCCCGCCCCGAACTGGCGGCGGCGGACCGCCGACCTCCTCAACGCCGCGCTGTCCGAACAGGGCCTCAACGGGCACCTCGTCGAGCGCGGCGAGGGCTGGGCGTTCTGGGTCACCTCGGAACGCGAGCCGGCCCATGCCGCGTCCGGCGACATGGTCAAGCAGCTTCGTGCCGCGCTGGGTTCACTGTCCGACGAGGCGCCGCTGACAGCGGGCGTGGGGCGTCCCCGTGAAGGCCCGGAGGGCCTGGCGAGGACCCTCACCGAAGCCCGGCAGGCGTGCCTGCTGGCCGGCGCGGGGGCACGAGGCATGCGCGTCGCGCACATCGACGAGCTGGACCTCCAGCAGCTGCTCGCCGACTGGTACAGCCTGGAGTCGTTCCAGACCTACGCACGGCAGATCCTCAAGCCGCTCTCGGACCGCGGCGAGACGGAACTGATCCGGACCGTCGAGGCGTACCTCGAACACGAGTCGTCGGCGTCGTCGACGGCCGCGTATCTGGGGGTCCACCGCAACACCGTCGCGGAGCGGATCGCACGCGTCGAGAGCCTCCTCGATGTGAACCTCGCGCTCCCCGACCACCGCCTCGTGGTCCAACTCGCCTGCCGTACCCTGCGCTTCGGCAGCCGCCGCTCCAGCTGA
- a CDS encoding GNAT family N-acetyltransferase, which yields MRVRGDVERVLGGGTAMVSGDLVELRPLEPSEAEVVWRWHRDPEVMRWMDEGYAQSLADVRKRLEERPRNAYGEVLYGIEVLARAALIGLVRLRDAEPETGCAELDIYIGEKEHWGRGYATDAMRAMCRYGFEKMRLHKISLTVVTENHAAHRVYRKVGFTEEGRLRQVFRRDGHWYDMFTMGLLEGELRP from the coding sequence TTGCGAGTTCGCGGAGACGTCGAACGAGTACTGGGGGGCGGGACGGCGATGGTGTCCGGGGACCTGGTGGAACTGCGGCCGTTGGAGCCGTCCGAGGCCGAGGTCGTGTGGCGCTGGCACCGCGACCCGGAGGTGATGCGCTGGATGGACGAGGGCTACGCGCAGTCGCTCGCCGACGTCAGGAAGCGCCTGGAGGAGAGACCGCGCAATGCCTACGGCGAGGTCCTGTACGGGATCGAGGTCCTCGCCCGGGCGGCGCTCATCGGTCTGGTGCGCCTGCGCGACGCCGAGCCGGAGACGGGCTGTGCCGAACTCGACATCTACATCGGGGAGAAGGAGCACTGGGGCCGAGGCTACGCCACCGACGCGATGCGGGCCATGTGCCGCTACGGCTTCGAGAAGATGCGGCTGCACAAGATCTCGCTGACGGTCGTCACCGAGAACCACGCCGCCCACCGTGTCTACCGAAAGGTGGGGTTCACCGAGGAGGGCAGGCTCCGCCAGGTCTTCCGGCGCGACGGCCACTGGTACGACATGTTCACCATGGGCCTGCTGGAAGGCGAGCTCCGCCCCTGA
- a CDS encoding PP2C family protein-serine/threonine phosphatase, with protein sequence MARATDRAQMLGGLISASHLSTLTQVPGVVSEQARRYGWPEVLLYVSDIQQTVLTLMTGEGMDGGSMTGDLPAELQIDGTAPGRAFQLGEILPTSASGGQWWVPVLNGTERIGLMRITTSDADEGFMEDMRDLAGLVALLVVTKRGTSDAYARLVRRRRMNVAAEMEWRLMPPRTFATDRVVVSALMEPAYEVSGDAFDYAFSSDVAHLCIIDAMGHDTAAGLTANLAVAACRNHRRQGSDLLETANGMEKALVDQFEDSSYATGVLADLDLGTGLLTWISRGHYPPVVIRGGRFAVPLECPPAPPMGTGLGINPSLCREQLEPGDRLLLYTDGITEARNPDGEEFGLDRFTDFLIRHHADGLPVPETLRRLVRHHLDYHRGRLSDDATVLVLEWHGPRPYPPGQAEALVGLPAGSAPARLDRPSR encoded by the coding sequence ATGGCCAGGGCAACCGACCGGGCACAGATGCTCGGCGGGCTCATCTCCGCCAGCCATCTGAGCACCTTGACGCAGGTGCCCGGTGTCGTGAGCGAGCAGGCCCGGCGTTACGGCTGGCCGGAGGTGCTGCTGTACGTCTCCGACATCCAGCAGACCGTCCTCACCCTCATGACGGGTGAGGGGATGGACGGCGGCAGCATGACCGGCGATCTTCCCGCCGAGCTGCAGATCGACGGCACGGCGCCGGGACGGGCCTTCCAGCTAGGCGAGATCCTTCCCACATCCGCGAGCGGAGGCCAGTGGTGGGTGCCGGTGCTCAACGGCACCGAACGGATCGGGCTGATGCGGATCACGACGTCCGACGCGGACGAGGGCTTCATGGAGGACATGCGGGATCTGGCCGGTCTCGTCGCCCTGCTGGTGGTCACGAAACGCGGCACCAGCGACGCCTACGCCCGTCTGGTGCGGCGGCGGCGCATGAACGTCGCCGCGGAGATGGAATGGCGCCTGATGCCGCCGCGTACGTTCGCGACGGACCGGGTCGTCGTCAGCGCGCTCATGGAGCCCGCGTACGAGGTCAGCGGCGACGCCTTCGACTACGCCTTCTCCAGCGACGTCGCGCACCTGTGCATCATCGACGCCATGGGCCACGACACCGCCGCCGGCCTCACCGCGAACCTCGCGGTCGCCGCCTGCCGCAACCACCGGCGGCAGGGAAGCGACCTGCTGGAAACGGCGAACGGGATGGAGAAGGCCCTCGTCGACCAGTTCGAGGACAGCAGCTACGCCACGGGCGTGCTCGCCGACCTCGACCTGGGCACCGGGCTGCTGACGTGGATCAGCCGGGGCCACTATCCGCCGGTCGTCATCCGCGGCGGCCGCTTCGCGGTGCCCCTCGAGTGCCCGCCGGCGCCGCCGATGGGCACCGGCCTGGGCATCAACCCGTCCCTCTGCCGCGAGCAGCTGGAGCCCGGCGACCGGCTGCTGCTGTACACGGACGGCATCACCGAGGCACGCAACCCGGACGGCGAGGAGTTCGGGCTCGACCGCTTCACCGACTTCCTCATCAGGCACCACGCCGACGGTCTGCCCGTCCCGGAAACGCTGCGCCGCCTCGTCCGCCACCACCTCGACTACCACCGCGGACGGCTGAGCGACGACGCCACGGTGCTCGTCCTGGAGTGGCACGGCCCCCGCCCGTACCCGCCCGGACAGGCCGAGGCACTGGTGGGCCTGCCCGCGGGGAGCGCGCCGGCGCGGCTGGACCGTCCGTCGCGCTGA
- a CDS encoding bifunctional RNase H/acid phosphatase, which produces MAARGGRRGASFVIEADGGSRGNPGPAGYGAVVRDAVSGEVLRETAEFIGNATNNVAEYKGLIAGLRAAHELDPDASVRVRMDSKLVVEQMSGRWKIKHPDMRPLAAEAQRIFPPGAVTGYEWIPRAENGHADRLANEAMDAGKRGEQWSAAASTAELDAADEASRRGGTGGAGGAAGAGDEHIPGTAPGSTGAAPASGSAAGSEVSQSGWGPDLGPPTTFVLLRHGETALTPEKRFSGSGGTDPELSPAGWRQAYAAAEVLAARGTIEAIVTSPMRRCQETASAVAERTGLKVRVDEGLREADFGAWEGLTFAEVRERFPDDLDKWLESTEARPSGGGESFATVADRVAVTRDRLLARHPGRKVLLVTHVTPVKTLVRLALEAPPAALFRMELSAACLSAIAYYSDGNASLRLLNDTSHLR; this is translated from the coding sequence ATGGCGGCCCGGGGCGGCCGTCGGGGCGCCAGCTTCGTCATCGAGGCCGACGGAGGCTCGCGCGGCAATCCGGGCCCGGCCGGCTACGGCGCGGTCGTACGTGATGCCGTGAGCGGCGAAGTCCTGCGGGAGACGGCCGAGTTCATCGGCAACGCGACCAACAACGTCGCCGAGTACAAGGGGTTGATCGCGGGCCTGCGCGCGGCGCACGAGCTCGACCCGGACGCGTCGGTGCGGGTGCGCATGGACTCCAAGCTCGTCGTGGAGCAGATGTCGGGGCGGTGGAAGATCAAGCACCCCGACATGCGGCCGCTCGCCGCCGAGGCGCAGCGGATCTTCCCGCCGGGCGCGGTGACGGGCTACGAGTGGATTCCGCGCGCCGAGAACGGGCACGCAGACCGGCTCGCCAACGAGGCGATGGACGCGGGCAAGCGGGGCGAGCAGTGGTCGGCCGCCGCGTCGACGGCCGAACTGGACGCGGCGGACGAGGCGTCGCGGCGCGGTGGAACCGGCGGGGCAGGCGGCGCTGCCGGAGCCGGCGACGAGCACATACCGGGGACGGCGCCCGGCAGCACCGGCGCTGCGCCCGCCAGCGGCAGCGCCGCCGGTTCGGAGGTCTCCCAGAGCGGCTGGGGTCCGGACCTCGGGCCTCCCACCACGTTCGTACTGCTGCGGCACGGCGAGACGGCACTCACGCCCGAGAAGCGGTTCTCCGGCAGCGGCGGCACCGACCCCGAGCTCTCCCCGGCCGGCTGGCGCCAGGCGTACGCCGCCGCGGAGGTGCTGGCCGCGCGCGGGACGATCGAGGCCATAGTCACCTCTCCGATGCGCCGCTGCCAGGAGACGGCGTCCGCCGTCGCGGAACGCACCGGGCTGAAGGTCCGCGTCGACGAGGGTCTGCGGGAGGCCGACTTCGGCGCCTGGGAGGGACTCACCTTCGCCGAGGTGCGCGAGCGCTTTCCCGACGACCTCGACAAGTGGCTGGAGTCGACCGAGGCACGTCCGAGCGGCGGCGGAGAGAGCTTCGCGACGGTCGCGGACCGGGTCGCCGTGACGCGGGACCGGCTGCTGGCGCGCCACCCGGGCAGGAAGGTGCTGCTCGTCACCCATGTCACGCCCGTCAAGACGCTCGTGAGGCTGGCACTCGAAGCGCCGCCGGCGGCGCTCTTCCGGATGGAGCTGTCCGCGGCCTGTCTCTCGGCGATCGCCTACTACTCGGACGGCAATGCGTCCCTGCGTCTGCTGAACGACACCTCGCATCTGCGCTGA
- a CDS encoding DUF917 domain-containing protein: MSTTTMGGMWQITLDDVPALSKAAMLLGAGGGGGTGTELVEPILRRALREHGPVEVVKPVELPPESLAVPVGFVGSGTVMHEKPYEGSEIARAIRGVEGHTGVTAQAVVGVAMTGIMAVVPVIAAAQLGLPLVDADGTGRGVTKLSQTTLTLAGIDLTPAAFTADKGSNLLVDGVNSADAESVIRLSMPAMGGWAGMAWRPLRMDEIDNGMLVGTYSMALEMGRLLEERDREALAARYGARTLFEGKIVEVPRRHFGQFPTGTVVIEHTEQRDRALRIEMQNEYLVALEDGRIVACVPDLICVLEQETGTCLTAERVRYGLWVEVLGIPCQPQWRSPAGLELLGPRSFGYDMEYVPLEGAPG, encoded by the coding sequence GTGAGCACCACCACAATGGGAGGCATGTGGCAGATCACACTTGACGACGTACCGGCTCTCAGCAAGGCCGCCATGCTGCTCGGCGCAGGCGGCGGGGGCGGCACGGGCACGGAACTCGTGGAGCCCATCCTCCGCCGGGCGTTGCGCGAGCACGGTCCCGTCGAGGTCGTCAAACCTGTCGAACTGCCGCCCGAGAGCCTGGCGGTGCCCGTCGGCTTCGTAGGCTCCGGCACGGTCATGCACGAAAAGCCGTACGAGGGCAGCGAGATAGCCCGCGCGATACGTGGCGTCGAAGGACACACCGGCGTCACGGCGCAGGCGGTGGTCGGCGTGGCGATGACCGGCATCATGGCGGTGGTCCCCGTCATCGCGGCCGCGCAACTCGGCCTCCCGCTCGTCGACGCCGACGGCACCGGGCGCGGCGTGACCAAGCTCAGCCAGACCACTCTGACGCTGGCAGGGATCGACCTGACCCCGGCCGCGTTCACCGCCGACAAGGGCTCCAACCTCCTTGTGGACGGGGTGAACAGCGCCGACGCGGAGTCGGTGATCCGGCTGTCGATGCCAGCGATGGGCGGCTGGGCCGGCATGGCCTGGCGGCCGCTGCGCATGGACGAGATAGACAACGGCATGCTGGTCGGCACCTACTCCATGGCGCTGGAGATGGGACGCCTGCTGGAAGAACGCGACCGGGAGGCGCTCGCGGCGCGCTACGGCGCTCGAACTCTCTTCGAAGGCAAGATCGTCGAGGTGCCGCGGCGGCACTTCGGACAGTTCCCGACGGGCACCGTCGTCATCGAGCACACCGAACAGCGCGACCGCGCACTGCGCATCGAGATGCAGAACGAGTACCTCGTCGCGCTCGAGGACGGACGCATCGTCGCCTGCGTACCGGACCTCATTTGCGTTCTGGAACAGGAGACGGGTACCTGTCTGACGGCTGAGCGGGTGCGCTACGGCCTGTGGGTCGAGGTGCTGGGGATACCGTGCCAGCCTCAGTGGCGTAGCCCGGCCGGACTGGAACTGCTCGGACCGCGGTCGTTCGGCTACGACATGGAGTACGTACCGCTGGAGGGAGCGCCCGGATGA